One region of Passer domesticus isolate bPasDom1 chromosome 19, bPasDom1.hap1, whole genome shotgun sequence genomic DNA includes:
- the LYRM9 gene encoding LYR motif-containing protein 9 isoform X1, whose amino-acid sequence MLFLQVLLPSPVCRPVQAVCCGLTLRCCGSLCCRPLAGMPPLPEAELVRSSLQLYRYLLRCCRRLPAGPVRQHYRHAIRQSFKVHADEDDPERIQQIIKRAIEDADWVMNKYKNQK is encoded by the exons GtttctgcaggtgctgctgcccagcccggTGTGCCGGCCCGTGCAGGCTGTGTGCTGTGGCCTGACGCTGCGGTGCTGCGGCTCGCTGTGCTGCAGGCCGCTGGCCGGGATGCCGCCGCTGCCCGAGGCCGAGCTGGTGCGCAGCTCGCTGCAGCTGTACCGGTACCTGCtgcgctgctgccgccgcctGCCCGCGGGGCCCGTGCGGCAGCACTACCGACACGCCATCCGCCAG AGTTTCAAAGTCCATGCTGATGAAGACGATCCTGAGCGAATCCAGCAGATCATTAAGAGAGCCATTGAAGATGCTGACTGGGTGATGAATAAA tataaaaACCAGAAGTag
- the LYRM9 gene encoding LYR motif-containing protein 9 isoform X2 yields the protein MLPLAGMPPLPEAELVRSSLQLYRYLLRCCRRLPAGPVRQHYRHAIRQSFKVHADEDDPERIQQIIKRAIEDADWVMNKYKNQK from the exons GCCGCTGGCCGGGATGCCGCCGCTGCCCGAGGCCGAGCTGGTGCGCAGCTCGCTGCAGCTGTACCGGTACCTGCtgcgctgctgccgccgcctGCCCGCGGGGCCCGTGCGGCAGCACTACCGACACGCCATCCGCCAG AGTTTCAAAGTCCATGCTGATGAAGACGATCCTGAGCGAATCCAGCAGATCATTAAGAGAGCCATTGAAGATGCTGACTGGGTGATGAATAAA tataaaaACCAGAAGTag
- the LYRM9 gene encoding LYR motif-containing protein 9 isoform X3, whose product MPPLPEAELVRSSLQLYRYLLRCCRRLPAGPVRQHYRHAIRQSFKVHADEDDPERIQQIIKRAIEDADWVMNKYKNQK is encoded by the exons ATGCCGCCGCTGCCCGAGGCCGAGCTGGTGCGCAGCTCGCTGCAGCTGTACCGGTACCTGCtgcgctgctgccgccgcctGCCCGCGGGGCCCGTGCGGCAGCACTACCGACACGCCATCCGCCAG AGTTTCAAAGTCCATGCTGATGAAGACGATCCTGAGCGAATCCAGCAGATCATTAAGAGAGCCATTGAAGATGCTGACTGGGTGATGAATAAA tataaaaACCAGAAGTag